One Rhododendron vialii isolate Sample 1 chromosome 2a, ASM3025357v1 genomic region harbors:
- the LOC131316773 gene encoding uncharacterized protein LOC131316773 isoform X2: MEDKDTELLARAAANHLYLAQFEPFRATLLSLRARNPDLARAILQTLVSLNGRLDNILWSPHSCPSPSLLAYLSTLELLQFNHDDAVSSPWSFDPESLRLRVEFSLYVETITSKLKELGGGGDPGESESLLVLGKLAELGFNRLRPDSIGVDERENGGGVVLEGDELMRLRSVVLENAVVFDVLCGNIRKQVEGGERGDDSGLAITLRREGERSEEEKDVKLLKLVQRSVQIVHLDAMRECLGKGDEEGAVSHVRFLHLGYEVEETEYRMVLQDLLKRVLSTKTVYGDTWLAMRDKLLLIYGEALSSNCTNLVQMIQSIHDDFLAEEIEMFRVADNNQISPPLEHLQSFMANLEPEINPDERASSLRMATFSCMRDMYHYARVSGLHVLECVMDTALSAVKREQLQEASIVLSLFPRLQPLVAAMGWDLLCGKTTARRKLMQLLWTSKSQVLRLEESSLYGSQADEVSCIEHLCDSLCYQLDLASFVACVNSGRSWSSKTSVLLSRKELVEYANEDAHLDPFVENFVLERLSVQSALRVLFDVVPGIKFQDAIELISMQPMASTVSAWKRMQDIELMHMRYALEFTVLALGAMERSMIDETGSHHQMALSYLKDLRNHLEAVNNIPRKILMVNVIISLLHMDDLSVNPTHCVSHGSHLSSSTIYGGDHADHATFEGGNKMVVSFIGMILDILHQNLPSSVPEQENGLTGNIPASGVQVLDWRISNARRFVEDWEWRLSILQRLVPLSERQWRWKETLTVLRAAPSKLLNLCMQRAKYDIGEEAVHRFQLPPEDKATLELAEWVDGAFRKASVEDAVSRAADGTSAVQELDFSSLRSQLGPLAAILLCIDVATCSAKSATMSQKLLDQAQVMLSEIYPGGSPKIGSTYWDQIHEVGIISVTRRVLKRSLELLEQDKPPALQAILSGDSIVTSSKDLPRQGHRERALSMLHQMIEDAHKGKRQFLSGKLHNLARAVADEETERDSTKGEGAYADSKPLNYDKDAVLGLGLRAIKQASPNSAVGEKIGQPPGYDVKDSGRRLFGPLSARTTTYLSQFILHIAAIGDIVDGTDTTHDFNYFSLVYEWPKDLLTRLVFERGSTDAAGKVAEIMFADFVHEVISACVPPVYPPRSGHAWACIPVTPTSPRSFPESKLFSPTSKDAKPNSYSRSSAIPGISLYPLQLDIVKHLVKLSPVRAVLACVFGSGILYHGSDSSICSSFNDGLLQTPDEDRWFYEFALDQSERFPTLNRWIQMQTNLHRVSEVAVSAELHTDDGIVKAEPKTAIKRYRELESDNESEVDDITGNTNLSTTLPDLHSPVNAASDHWHESPKSEVPELDTRVFLSFDWENEGPYERAVERLIDEGKLMDALALSDRCLRNGASDWLLQLLIERGEESNSVTGQSQGYAVHNMWSNSWQYCLRLKDKQLAARLALKYLHRWELDAALDVITMCSCHLPESYPAKNEVVQMRQALLRYKHILCADDHYSSWQEVEAECKEDPEGLALRLAGKGAVSAALEVAESAALSIELRRELQGRQLVKLLTADPLNGGGPAEASRFLSSLRDSDDALPVAMGAMQLLPNLRSKQLLVHFFLKRRDGNLSALEVGRLNSWALGLRVLSALPLPWQQRCSSLHEHPHLILEVLLMRKQLQSASLILKEFPSLRDNSVTLTYAAKAIAVSISSPSREPRVSVSVPKGRPKTRTGMPTKSSFTNSLSNLQKEARRAFSWTPRNNGDKTAPREAYRKRKSSGLAPSEKVTWEAMTGIQEDRVSLYPTDGQERFPPVSIAEEWMLTGDPNKDDAARISHRYESAPDIILFKALLSLCSDELTSGKGALSLCINQMRNVLSSQQLPENASMETIGRAYHATETFVQGLIFSKSQLRKVAGGSDLSSNSERGRDADDSSSDAGSSSVGSQSTDELSEVQSQADIWLGRAELLQSLLGSGIAASLDDIADQESSAHLRDRLIVDERYSMAVYTCRKCKIDVFPVWNAWGHALIRMEHYAQARVKFKQALQLHKGDPAPVILEIINTIEGSPPVDVSAVRSMYEHLARSAPAILDDSLSADSYLNVLYMPSTFPRSERSRRSQESESDNFLHSFEFEDGPRSNLDSVRYLECVNYLQEYACQNLLGFMFRHGHYKDACLLFFPPNAVPPPPQPSSLSIVTSSSSPQRPDPLATDYGTIDDLCDLCIGYGAMPVLEEVLSTRISSAAPQDVIFNQYTAAALARICVYCELHKHFNYLYRFQVIKKDHVAAGLCCIQLFMNSSSQEEAIKHLENAKMHFDDGLSARYKTGDSTKLVTKGIRGKSASGKLSEEGLVKFSARVAIQVDVVRSFNDADGPPWKYSLFGNPNDPETFRFVVETLGSTALKSPVQVFESFL; the protein is encoded by the exons atGGAAGACAAAGACACGGAACTCCTCGCCCGAGCCGCGGCCAACCACCTCTACCTGGCCCAGTTCGAGCCCTTCCGCGCCACCCTCCTCAGCCTCCGCGCCCGCAACCCCGACCTCGCCCGCGCCATCCTCCAAACCCTAGTCTCCCTCAACGGCCGCCTCGACAACATCCTCTGGTCCCCCCACTCCtgcccctccccctctctcctcgcCTACCTCTCCACCCTAGAACTCCTCCAATTCAACCACGACGACGCCGTTTCCTCCCCCTGGAGCTTCGACCCCGAGTCGCTACGCCTACGCGTCGAGTTCTCGTTGTACGTTGAAACAATCACTTCTAAGTTGAAGGAGTTGGGCGGTGGTGGTGATCCGGGCGAATCTGAATCACTGCttgttttgggtaaattagcGGAGTTAGGGTTTAACCGGTTGAGACCGGATTCGATTGGCGTCGATGAGAGGGAAAACGGGGGCGGGGTAGTGTTGGAGGGGGATGAGTTGATGCGGTTGAGGAGTGTTGTGTTGGAAAATGCCGTGGTGTTTGATGTGTTGTGTGGGAATATACGGAAACAAGTCGAGGGCGGTGAGCGTGGGGATGACTCGGGTTTAGCTATTACTTTGAGGAGGGAAGGAGAGCGATCGGAGGAGGAGAAGGATGTGAAGTTGCTCAAGTTGGTGCAGAGGAGTGTTCAGATTGTGCATTTGGATGCTATGAGGGAATGCCTTGGAAAGGGTGACGAGGAAGGAGCGGTGTCGCATGTTCGGTTCCTTCACCTAGGTTATGAAGTCGAAGAGACTGAGTACCG CATGGTTTTGCAAGATCTCCTCAAGAGAGTTTTGTCAACGAAGACTGTATATGGAGACACCTGGTTGGCCATGCGAGATAAACTGTTGTTAATTTATGGAGAAGCTCTTTCATCAAACTGCACAAATCTTGTTCAAATGATTCAG TCTATTCATGATGATTTTCTCGCAGAAGAGATTGAGATGTTCAGAGTGGCAGATAACAACCAGATTTCTCCTCCCCTTGAGCATCTTCAGAGTTTTATGGCCAACTTGGAGCCCGAGATAAATCCAGATGAAAGAGCTTCATCATTGAGAATGGCAACCTTCTCTTGCATGAGAGACATGTACCATTATGCTCGTGTTTCTGGATTGCATGTACTGGAATGTGTCATGGACACTGCCCTGTCTGCTGTCAAGAGGGAGCAGCTTCAAGAGGCTAGCATT GTTCTTTCATTGTTTCCACGACTTCAACCTCTGGTAGCTGCCATGGGTTGGGATCTGTTGTGTGGCAAAACAACTGCGAGGAGGAAACTAATGCAACTTCTGTGGACAAGTAAGTCACAAGTTTTACGGCTGGAAGAGTCTTCTCTATATGGTAGTCAGGCAGATGAG GTGTCCTGCATTGAGCATCTTTGTGATTCTTTATGTTATCAGCTTGATCTGGCTTCTTTTGTTGCGTGTGTCAACTCTGGTCGATCTTGGAGTTCAAAAACATCAGTATTGTTGTCTCGAAAAGAACTAGTAGAGtatgcaaatgaagatgctcACTTGGATCCTTTCGTCGAAAATTTTGTGCTTGAAAGATTATCTGTTCAGAGTGCCCTTCGG gTTTTGTTTGACGTAGTTCCAGGCATAAAGTTTCAAGATGCAATTGAACTGATTAGCATGCAGCCGATGGCTTCAACTGTATCAGCCTGGAAGAG GATGCAAGACATTGAACTCATGCACATGCGTTATGCTCTTGAATTCACTGTTCTTGCACTGGGAGCCATGGAAAGGAGTATGATTGATGAAACTGGAAGCCATCACCAAATGGCTTTAAGCTATTTGAAAGATCTGCGTAACCATCTTGAGGCTGTCAATAATATTCCACGCAAG ATTTTGATGGTGAACGTTATTATCTCGCTCTTACATATGGATGATCTTTCCGTCAATCCAACACATTGTGTTTCACATGGGAGCCATTTGTCATCGTCTACCATCTATGGTGGGGATCATGCTGACCATGCAACATTTGAAGGGGGAAACAAGATGGTTGTATCTTTCATAGGAATGATACTTGATATTCTGCACCAGAATCTACCATCCTCTGTGCCTGAACAGGAGAATGGGTTGACTGGCAATATACCTGCTAGTGGGGTACAAGTGTTAGATTGGAGAATCTCAAATGCTAGGCGTTTTGTTGAAGACTGGGAATGGCGTTTGTCAATTTTGCAACGTCTTGTACCATTATCTGAACGCCAATGGAGATGGAAGGAGACATTGACTGTATTACGTGCAGCCCCGTCTAAGTTACTCAATCT TTGCATGCAAAGGGCAAAGTATGACATTGGAGAAGAGGCTGTTCATCGATTTCAGTTGCCTCCAGAAGATAAGGCAACACTCGAACTAGCTGAATGGGTAGATGGTGCCTTCAGAAAAGCATCT GTGGAGGATGCAGTGTCCCGTGCTGCTGATGGTACTTCCGCTGTCCAAGAATTGGATTTTTCCTCTTTACGCTCTCAGCTTGGTCCTTTAGCTGCT ATTCTTCTGTGTATTGATGTTGCTACATGTTCGGCAAAGTCTGCAACTATGTCCCAAAAGCTTCTGGATCAG GCTCAGGTTATGCTATCTGAAATCTATCCTGGAGGTTCTCCAAAGATAGGTTCAACTTATTGGGATCAGATTCATGAAGTTGGGATTATTTCTGTGACAAGGCGTGTCCTCAAGCGTTCGCTTGAATTACTGGAGCAG GACAAACCTCCAGCTCTTCAGGCCATTTTATCTGGGGATAGCATAGTTACATCATCGAAAGATTTGCCCCGACAAGGACATAGGGAACGTGCTCTTTCTATGCTGCACCAGATGATTGAAGATGCTCACAAGGGGAAGCGGCAGTTTCTAAGTG GTAAGCTTCATAATCTTGCAAGAGCTGTTGCTGATGAAGAGACAGAAAGAGATTCTACGAAAGGGGAAGGTGCATATGCTGATAGTAAACCTCTAAATTATGACAAGGATGCGGTTCTTGGTCTTGGATTAAGAGCTATAAAGCAGGCATCACCTAATTCTGCTGTTGGTGAAAAGATTGGTCAACCTCCTGGTTATGATGTAAAAGATTCTGGAAGGAGATTGTTCGGGCCATTGAGTGCCAGGACAACAACATATCTTTCACAGTTTATTCTCCACATTGCTGCAATTGGGGACATAGTTGATGGGACCGATACAACTCATGATTTTAACTATTTCTCCCTCGTGTATGAGTGGCCTAAAGAT CTTTTGACTCGCCTGGTGTTCGAACGAGGAAGCACGGATGCAGCTGGAAAGGTAGCTGAAATTATGTTTGCTGATTTTGTCCATGAAGTTATTTCAGCATGTGTGCCTCCGGTCTATCCCCCACGTTCGGGACATGCCTGGGCCTGCATTCCAGTGACTCCTACATCTCCCAGAAGTTTCCCTGAGAGTAAACTTTTCTCCCCTACCTCTAAAGATGCTAAGCCAAATTCCTACAGTCGATCCTCAGCCATACCTGGAATCTCTCTGTATCCTCTCCAGTTGGATATAGTGAAGCATCTTGTTAAACTATCCCCTGTGAGGGCTGTCTTAGCATGTGTTTTTGGAAGTGGTATACTATATCATGGCAGTGATTCATCCATTTGTAGTTCCTTCAATGATGGGTTACTGCAAACACCTGATGAGGACAGGTGGTTCTATGAATTTGCTCTTGATCAATCTGAGAG GTTCCCGACCTTGAACCGCTGGATACAAATGCAAACCAACCTTCATCGAGTTTCGGAGGTTGCTGTATCAGCAGAACTTCACACCGATGATGGCATAGTTAAAGCTGAGCCAAAAACTGCCATTAAGCGATACCGCGAACTGGAGAGCGATAATGAGTCAGAAGTTGATGATATTACTGGTAATACTAACTTATCAACAACTTTGCCAGACCTCCACAGTCCAGTGAATGCAGCTTCTGACCATTGGCATGAGTCCCCCAAATCCGAAGTTCCTGAACTTGATACGagggtttttctttcttttgattggGAGAATGAGGGCCCTTATGAAAGAGCAGTTGAGAG ATTAATCGATGAAGGAAAGCTGATGGATGCTCTTGCTCTTTCTGATCGCTGTCTGCGTAATGGAGCATCAGACTGGTTACTGCAGCTGCTCATTGAACGTGGGGAGGAAAGTAATTCAGTCACAGGGCAATCTCAAGGTTATGCAGTTCATAACATGTGGAGCAATAGTTGGCAGTATTGTCTGCGATTGAAGGATAAACAGCTGGCTGCAAGACTCGCACTCAA ATATTTGCATAGATGGGAACTGGATGCTGCTCTTGATGTCATAACTATGTGCAGCTGCCACTTGCCTGAAAGTTACCCAGCTAAGAATGAG GTTGTTCAAATGAGACAAGCTCTCTTGAGATACAAACACATTCTTTGCGCAGATGATCATTACAGCAGCTGGCAAGAG GTTGAAGCAGAATGTAAGGAAGATCCCGAGGGTCTTGCCCTTAGACTAGCTGGAAAAGGAGCTGTTTCTGCTGCTTTGGAAGTGGCTGAAAGTGCAGCATTATCGATAGAGTTGCGGAGAGAACTGCAAGGTCGTCAACTCGTTAAGCTTCTCACTGCGGACCCACTAAATGGTGGAGGTCCGGCAGAAGCCTCACGTTTTCTTTCTTCCCTGCGTGACTCTGATGATGCCCTCCCAGTCGCCATGGGTGCAATGCAGCTATTGCCCAATCTGCGGTCAAAGCAGCTTCTT GTCCATTTTTTCTTGAAGAGAAGAGATGGTAATTTGTCAGCGCTTGAAGTTGGTCGGCTTAACTCATGGGCCTTAGGTCTTCGTGTTTTGTCGGCCTTGCCGTTGCCATGGCAGCAGAGATGTTCTTCCTTGCATGAGCATCCCCATTTGATCTTGGAGGTTCTGCTGATGAGAAAACAGCTGCAATCTGCTTCGCTG atTCTTAAAGAatttccttccttgagagacaATAGTGTCACTCTAACTTATGCTGCCAAAGCTATTGCTGTGAGTATCAGCTCTCCTTCCAGAGAGCCTAGAGTATCAGTCTCAGTTCCGAAAGGAAGGCCGAAGACAAGAACTGGCATGCCTACAAAGTCATCTTTTACTAACAGTCTAAGTAACTTGCAAAAAGAGGCTCGCAGAGCTTTTTCTTGGACTCCACGCAATAATGGTGATAAGACTGCTCCAAGGGAGGCttataggaaaagaaagagctCTGGTTTAGCACCATCTGAAAAGGTTACTTGGGAGGCAATGACTGGAATTCAAGAGGATCGTGTTTCATTGTATCCTACAGATGGACAGGAACGATTTCCTCCTGTTTCAATTGCTGAGGAATGGATGCTTACAGGTGATCCAAATAAGGATGATGCTGCTCGTATTTCTCATCGATATGAAAGTGCACCTGACATTATTCTCTTTAAG GCACTTCTTTCATTGTGTTCTGATGAGTTGACCTCTGGCAAAGGTGCTCTGAGTTTGTGCATTAATCAGATGAGAAATGTGTTGAGCTCCCAACAGTTGCCTGAAAATGCATCTATGGAAACAATTGGCCGTGCATATCACGCCACAGAAACATTTGTGCAG GGGCTTATCTTTTCTAAATCCCAGTTGAGAAAGGTTGCTGGGGGTAGTGATTTGTCAAGTAATTCGGAAAGAGGACGAGATGCTGATGATTCATCGTCTGATGCTGGAAGCTCCAGTGTGGGTAGTCAGTCCACTGATGAGCTGTCTGAAGTTCAGTCACAAGCTGATATTTGGCTGGGACGTGCTGAACTGCTGCAGAGCCTCCTGGGATCCGGAATTGCTGCTTCCCTTGATGATATTGCTGACCAAGAGTCATCTGCACATCTTCGTGATCGGTTGATTGTAGATGAACGGTACAGCATGGCTGTATATACTTGCAGGAAGTGTAAA ATTGATGTTTTTCCGGTTTGGAATGCATGGGGGCATGCGTTGATTCGGATGGAGCACTATGCACAAGCTCGTGTAAAATTTAA GCAAGCTCTTCAATTGCATAAAGGTGATCCTGCACCCGTGATTCTGGAGATCATTAATACGATAGAAGGAAGTCCACCTGTTGATGTTTCAGCTGTTCGCTCCAT GTACGAACATTTAGCTAGAAGTGCACCGGCAATTCTGGACGATTCTCTGTCTGCTGATTCATATCTTAATGTTCTGTACATGCCTTCTACATTTCCACGTTCAGAGAGATCAAGGCGATCTCAAGAATCAGAGAGTGATAATTTCTTGCatagttttgaatttgaagaTGGACCTCGAAGCAATCTGGACAGTGTTAGATACCTTGAATGTGTAAACTATTTACAGGAA TATGCATGCCAGAATTTGCTTGGCTTTATGTTTAGACATGGACACTACAAGGATGCTTGCCTCCTGTTTTTTCCTCCAAATGCTGTTCCTCCACCTCCTCAACCATCATCACTGAGTATAGTtacttcttcatcttctcctcaAAGACCAGACCCACTAGCAACTGATTATGGGACGATTGATGATTTGTGTGACTTGTGCATTGGGTATGGTGCCATGCCTGTGTTGGAAGAAGTACTCTCAACAAGAATATCGTCTGCAGCACCACAGGATGTCATATTTA